CAGATTCTCCAGAGTTAGTAAGACATTTAAATCACGAAGCTTCAAAATCTTTAAGATATGGAGAGCTTAATGATGATGAAGTTTTAAAAATGATAACTATAAATCCTGCAAAACAACTATCAATCGATTCTAGAATTGGATCTATTGAGGTTGGAAAAGATGCTGATATTGCCATTTACAATGTTCATCCTTTATCAGTTTATTCTATTTGTCAAAAAACTTTTGTTGATGGAATTTTAAGATTTGATAGAGATCAAGACCCAGATGATATGAGGCTTTTTGCAAATCCTTCTAATCCAATTGATACATTTGAAGAATTTAAAACTGATGTTGATGGATGTATGAAAATAGGTTCTAAATAGTATTTTCATGAAAAAAAAATAGTAAAGTAAACTTTGAAATTTAATTTTAAATTTTAAACTCAATTTAAAAACTAAACTTTTATAAGCAATTGTTAGAATTAACAGTATTAGATAATATTCAACCCAAGCAACCAAGACCTGAATGGTTAAAAGTAAAAGTACCAACTGGAGAGACTTATGCACAACTTAAAACAATGATGAGGTCGAAAGCATTGCATACTGTATGTGAAGAAGCTAGGTGCCCCAATATGGCAGAATGTTGGTCTGCTGGAACTGCAACATTTATGATTCTTGGTGACACATGTACTAGGTCTTGTGGGTTCTGTTCAGTAAAAACTGGTAAACCAGAAGAATTAGATTTAGAGGAACCATTAAGAGTTGCTGAAGCAATAGAACAAATGGGAGTTAAACATGCAGTTATAACTTCAGTAAATAGGGATGAACTTCCAGATGGTGGTGCTAGCTTGTTTGCTCAAACAATAACACAAACTCGTACTAGAAATCCACAAGTAAAAGTTGAAGTTTTAATTCCAGATTTTAAAGGAAATTTAGATTCGTTACAATTAATAATAAATGCTGCTCCAGATATTCTAAATCATAATACAGAAACCGTTCCTTCATTATATAGAATTGTAAGACCTCAAGGAAGATACCAGTGGACTTTAGATGTTTTGAAATATTCAAAAGAAAATGGAATGAGAACTAAAACAGGTATCATGTTAGGTTTAGGAGAAGAAAAAGAAGAGTTGATTCAAACTATGAAAGATCTTGTTAATTCTGGAGTTGATATTTTAACACTTGGACAGTATTTACAACCTACTAAAAATCACTTACCAGTTATAAGATTTGTAAAACCTGAAGAGTTTGATGAGCTTAAAAAAATTGGATTAGATTTAGGTTTTAATTATGTTGAATCCAGTCCTCTTGTTAGGTCAAGTTATCATGCTGAAAGACATTTATAGAAAACAAAAAATTTATTAAATAATTTATTTATTTAACTTTCTTTAAATTTTGTTGGTATTCTGTTACTGCTTGTTTATGTTGCGATGAATTCACACTGAAATTATGTCTCCCAGAACCATCACCTTTTGCACACATAAAAATGTAATTATGACTTTGAGCATTTAGAACTCCAAGTATTGATTCTTTACTTGGATTGTTGATAGGTGATGGTGGTAAACCTTTATACTTATATGTATTATAAGGATTATCAATAGCTAAATCCTTAAAATAAAGTCTTCGGGGTCCATAAGGAATGATATATTGTACTGTTGGATCTGCTTCAAGTTTAATACCTTTTTTAATTCTATTAAGATATAACCCTGCAATTATAGATCTTTCATCACTAACTCTAGCTTCACCTTCAACTATAGATGCCAAGATTATTACTTGATAAGGTGTCAAGTTAACATCGTTAGATTTCGCTTGTTTATCTTGAGAATAAAATGAATTAAATTCCCCAACCATTCTTTCAACAATATTTTCTGGGGTTTCATTCTTTGAGAAAAAATAAGTGTCTGGCATCAAAAATCCTTCGGCTGTTGAATGAGAAATATTAATCGATCTTAAGAAAGAACTATCTGTAATTAATTTAATAAATTTAGTTGAATCGCAAACATCTTCTCTTTTTAAAATTGATGCAACTTTTTTAGCAGTTATACCTTCTGGAAAAGTAACTTTAACTTTATTTGATTGATCTGAAGTTAAAACATCTAATACTTCCAAATTTGAAGAACCTCTTTCAATTTTATATTTCCCCCATTTTATTTTATCTGCTTTACCATATGTAGTAGCTAGTATTTTAAATGATGCCCTACTTCGAATTAAATTATTTACTTCTAATGTATCAAGAATCTGCTCAAAAGTAGAATTCTTTGGTATATTAACATCTGCAACTCCAGCACCAAAACCACCAGTAAAAAATTTAAATATCAAATAAAGAAAAACAATTATAGAAAAAACTATTGCTAATAAAACAACATTTTTATTTCCATTTACAGATTCAACAATTGATTTATTTTTTTCTGGTTTAATAATTTTAGCCATCTAAAGTAATATGAATTTAATTTAAGAAAAAAAAAAGGGAGTATAATTAAATTAAAACTCCCTGTTAACACATAAAATACAAGATTGAAATTATTTCATTATTTAAATTTTTTAAACGAAATTAAATGAAAATTTGAGATTTTATTAGGTTACTTAATTATTATAAACGAACCTGAATAAATTGTTCCATCAATTCTTGTTACATTAAGACTATATTTTCCAGAAGGAAAATTATCAACATTAATATTAAATATGTTATTTACAATAATTGAATTTATTAAGTCAGTCTTAATTATATTCCCAGATGAATTTATAATTGAATAATTGAAATTATTTATTTTATCAGAATTAAATTTAATAGTTAGATTTTTGTTTATTATGTTTGGATTAATTTCAAATTTAAAATCATTGTAATTATTCTTTACACTTTTAGAACTATTATCAAAACTAATTTTCTTAACATCACTCCATTTTCCCCACAAAGTTCCAATTATTCCTTTAACACGCCACCAATAGGTTTTTTTATCAGTCAATCCCCAATCAGACGCAACATCTTTATAAGTAGAAGTTATTGAAGTTGAAAAATATGTTGGTGTTGATTTCATAGTAGAATCTTCCCAAATTTCAAACCAATATTTATCTGAAGATGGTGTCGATTTACCCCAAGAGAATCTTGTTCCATTAATAGGCATAGTAACTCCATCTTTAGGTAATAAGTTAACTGGTGCAGATGGATACAATCCTATAGATATTTTATACAAACTACTCCATGTTCCTGATAAATTTCCAGAGATACCTTTTACTCTCCACCAATAATTGGTTCCATCTTTCAATCCCCATTCATCATTAACAGTTGTCATTGTATCAATGATTCGAGTCAAGAAAAATGCAGGAATACTTTTTAATGTAGAATCATCATAAATTTCAAACCAATATTTTTCAGCTGGTGGATTTGTTGCTCCCCAAGAGAATTTAGCTTTGTTTAATGGAATTGAAGATCCATTAGGTGGCATCATGTTGGAAATAATTGAAGGTGCTGCACCATATTGAAACCAATTGATTTCACTCCAATCTCCAAATCCTCCATTATTTTTTGCCTTTACTCTCCAATAATATTTTTTACCATAATCAAAATCTTTTATAATTACAGTAGTATCTAAAATATTTGTTTTAAAAGTGTAAAAGGTTGATAATGATGAATCATCATAAACTTCAAGATAATAACTTTGAATATTGGGTGATGCTTTCAACCATCCAAAACTAATTGTATCTTTTAAAGTTACGTATCCACTAATAGGTTCAACTAATGAAACTTTAGAAGGGTTTATAGAATACTTGAAAGTATAAATGGGTGAAAAATCTGAATATCCAAACTGAGATTTAGCTTGAACTCTCCAATAATATGACTGATATAGTGTTAATCCTTTAAGCACTTTTGAAGTATCAATTTTATTTGAATCTATATAAACAATTTGAGTAAAATCAATATCTTTCGCACATTCAAATTTAAATGTCGTTGGAACAAAATTATTTTTTTGCCAAATACATTTTACAGTATCTGTTGTTATGTTTGAATTATCATTTGGTGATAAAAGATAAGGATCATTTGTTGCTTGATTTCCAAAATCAACTTTTACATTTACATTTTTTTTAACACTTATTGTCTTTGTTTGATTTTCAACCATACCACCGCCAGAAGCAGTAATTACAACACTCCCAGTAATTTTACCTAATGGAATTGCATAACCTCCACTTTTTGAAGTAATCGCCGAATATGATCCTTGATTTAAAGTAATTGAAACACCAGGTAAGCCTTCACCAATATCATAAAAATTATTTTTATTTTTATCTTTATATACAACTCCAAGAACAAAATAATCATTTGCATTTCCATAATCTTGAGTACAAATTAAAGGACCTGTTGATCCACCATTTCCCTTTATAATACCAATTCCTACTTCTCTGAAAACTGCATCGTTTGATCCGAATGCCATTAAATTATGTCTATGCCCAAGTCCAGGGTTTCCCCAATCAATATTAAAAGCTAAATGACCATATAAAACACTTTTCATATATGCAAAAATGTTTTCTCCCATCTCACCTCCTGGATAACCAGCTTTGTTCATTCTTTGAAATGGACTTGATCCATCACTTCCTGTATGATCTTGAAAATCATTAGCACTCATATCTTCGCAATGTTTACGAGCAGCATTAATTAGTTGCTCATTCATTGCAATAGGAGGACGAACTGGGTATCCAGCAAATTCACTTTTAATTTGAGATAAATTAATTTTAAAATAACTTACCGAACTTAATATATCTGGATCTTGAGTTGCTGCAATTCTTTCTCCTTCTGCTTTCGGATTTGCACGAGCCCTATTGATATATTCGAGCATTAATTGTTCTTCATCAGTAGGTTCACCATGGCTATAAACTATTGAATTACCTAAAGTTTTTAGTTTTGATATTTTGTTATCTACTGGTATGAACTTTCTGTAAACCGCAGGACAAAGAGCTTTTGGAGTTTGAGAAAAAAGGGCTTGTATTCCAAAAAATAGGACTATAAGCAGTAAGAGAAAAAATTTAAGATTCTTATTCATTATAATATATTTGAAGAAAGTAAATATAAAATGGAGATTAAAAGATATTCTAAGAATTTACATTTTTGTTTTTAGCAAAAAATCTAACAAAAATAAAATTAAAAATAAGGATATTTACATCTAAATTTGTTAAACATTTTTATAAATTTAATTTAATGCAACAATCAAACAAATACCCATTTGGTCCAACAAAATTTGAGCTAAAATATGGGAATAACATCACAAGAATATTATTTGCAGTTATTGCAATTCCAATTGTATTGTTGTGTGTCTCACTTGGAGGTTATTGGTTCTTAACTTTTATGATGATTATTTCATCAATAGCCTTAATAGAATTTTATTGGCTTTGTGAATCTAAAGAGTTGTACCCTAATATATTTCTTGGTGTAATAGCATCATTAGTTTTACAATACATTTTCTCAGTTCATTCAGTGGATAAAATTACATTTGTATTGATACCTTTGTTTGTTGTTACAATGAGTGTTGAATTATTTAGAAATAAAAACAATTCAATATTAAATGTTGCATCTACTTTAGCTGGTGTAATGTATATTTCATTATCTATGGCATGTTTTACTGAAATTAGATATTACTTTAATGATAATTTAGACTCAACAATATTTCACACAAATAATTTAGATATTGGAATTGTATTTGCGATATTAATTTCTATTTGGGTTTGTGACTCATTTGCATATTTTGTTGGAAGAAAATTTGGTAAACATAAATTGTTCGAAAGAATTTCTCCAAAAAAATCTTGGGAAGGGACTATAGCTGGTGCCATCGGATCAGTTGTTTCAATGTTACTTGTTCAAAGATTTTGGTTAGTTGATCTGTCAATATTTGACTCAATAGTAATTGGTTTAATTGCAGGAATATTTGGACAGTTGGGTGATTTATCTGAGTCTATGTTAAAAAGATCTGCAAGAATTAAAGATTCATCTCAAATACTTCCTGGTCATGGAGGAGTATTAGATAGATTTGATAGTTTATTATTTGTTTCTCCTTTAGTTTATATTTATCTAAATATAAAGTAAAAAAAAAAGCTCTATCCATTTGAAAGATAGAGCTTTAAATTATGAAAAAAACTAAGGTAAAATTGCACTTACTAATGCATCATTATCTTTAGGGCAAGTAGTTTTGTTAGAATTTGTTTCAACTAACGGATATAAAAAACGCTTAGGAACAGCTAGTTCAGGCAATGTTCCTGTTCTTCTCATATCAGTATAAGTTTGACCTTCTAAAAATAGACTTAAATGTTTTTGAGTTAAAATTTCAGTGATAACTTTATTTTTATCAGAAACATCTCCACTATTCATATCATTTAATCCAGCATTTACTCTTATAGAATTTACAGCTTTAACAGCATTTGGTAATGCTCCAACTCTTGCTTCGCATTCTGCTATAATAAGTGTATTCTCATTACCAGAAATTAATGGAATATCATCGGCATACTCTGCATATTTTTTTAGAGAAACAATGTTTGTACCTTTAGTTGCATTAGTATCAGTAACAACTTGTTTGTGTGCAGGATTCCCAAAAAATGTAGTATTAAAATTTGGTGTAAAATATTCAGATAATCTTTTGTCACCAGCCTCTTTTTGTAACAAATCTACGAAAGTTTTTTCACCTCTAATTGGTTCTCCACTTTCATCTTTAGCCCAATGTGCCCATGGTCCCTGCTCACCAGCTGCATCTGTGAACATTGCATTCAAGCTCATTTTACTATCAGTTATTCCATTCTTGGCAGAGCTCAAAGCAGAAGAATAATTTTTTAAATGAAGAAAATAACGAGCTTTTAGAGAGTTACAAGTAGAAATCCATTTTGCTTTATCTCCACCATAATTTAAATCTTGTTTGATTGGAGCTGAATTGCCAAATTGAATAATTGCATCATCTAATAATCTTTGAACTTCTGCATAAGCATCAGTTTGGGAAACAAAAGGATTAGTATTAAATCCATCTTGAGTAATTGGAATTGAACCATAATAAGCAGCAAGTTCACCCAAAACAATCGCTTTGTAAGTTTCTGCCATTCCTTTCAAAGTTGCTCTAATGCCTATATTACTTGCTCCAAAATCTGTTTCTACAGAATATTTTAAAATATCATTTGCTATCCTGACAGTTTTAAAACCAACTAACCACATGTCACTGACAGGACCATCTAAAGATAAATCATAGGAATTCCATGTAATTGGTTGTGGTCTTCCTAAACCTTTTACAGCAGACATTTGCCAAGTAAAAATTGATGACATTCTAGAGCGATCACCACAATAAAATTCACCTGTTCCAGTTTGAAGTGCAACAACTAAACCAAACTGACCTTCTTGAGTTTTCAGAGATGCAATACTGATTCCATTTGGGGAATTATTAATTGCTGGGTCAATAGAACAGCTACTTAAAAAAAGTAATGAAACTGAACTAATCAAACAGATAAAACTGATAGATATATATTTATTTTTCATTGTTAGAAATATTTAATAGATGAATTATTAATAAGTTAATGATAATGATATTCTTAATGATTTACTTTGAGGTAAAGTAAAATAATCCATACCTCTACCTTCAGAATTTCCAAATGTATTTACCTCTGGATCAAATCCATTATATTTAGAAATTGTCATCAAATTTCTTGCTGATAAAGATAAATTTAATGTCTCAATACCATATTCACTTAAACCATGATAGTTATAACCTAAAGAAATATCTCTTAGTTTAATATAAGAACCATCTTTAATATGAGGTTCATTACTATCATTAAATCCATTTGCATAAGTTTGATAATATTCTTGTTTTGTTACAGCAACTGGTTTATTTGGATCAGTTACATCCATAACAGGTTGACCATCTTCATTGATCCATGGTTCATCTCGATCTTTTGTATCTCCATGAGTACCAAAGTTATACAATGCACCTTCAGTACCATTCCAAACTTTACCACCTTGCTTTATATCGAATAAGAATGAAAAAGTTATGTCATTCATTAAACTAAAAGTATTTTCCCAAGAAGCTGTAAAATCTGGTTCTGATGAACCTAATATTAATAATTCTGTGCTTAATTTTGGAGCTCCTTTGTAAGCATTTCCATAATCATCGTCAGCGGCACCTGTAGAATAAATTATTTTACCAGTTGTTGAATCTCTAAGCCAACCACGACCATAAAAAACTCCCAAAGGCTGACCTGGAGTAGCAATATTAGTAACTCCAGTAAATGCACCATTAATGCCATAAGTTGAAGAACCTTCTAACTTAGTAACCATGTTAGTTGTTTTAGTAAACCCAAAATTAGTATTCCAAGTAAAGCCTTCTATATTTACAGGATTTATTCCTAAATTAAGTTCAATAGTTCTGTTATACATTGCTGCTGCATTTTTGTAATATTTGTCATATCCAGTAGATGCTGGAATATCTAATAATAGAATCATATCTTCAACATTATTTGAACTATAATTTGCTTCAAACTTTATTTTATTGTTGAATAAGCCCAAATCAATTCCTATTTCTCTTTCTATATTTAATTCTGGTTGAATGTTTTCATTTCCTCCAACAATATAATTATCACCACTAAGTTCTCCCTGTCTAATACCTATAAACCCATTTCTTGATGCTTTAGTATCTCTTCCCCAAGGATCAAAAAATCCATATGTTCCATATAAAGATGTAGTTGCATAAGCTCCTGGCAAACTTGGTGATCCTGCTTCGCCATATGCTCCTCTTATTCGAAGATTATCAATTGTACCTTTCATATCTTTCATGAAAGATTCATCAGATAAAGTATATGAAATTCCAAATTTTGGATAATTATGAAATTGATTGTCCTTTCCAAAAGTTGAGCTTCCGTCTCTTCTAATTGATGCAGTTAAATTTAAATTTTGGAAAATTGTAGCAGTAGCAGAAGCAAACAAACCAACTGTTTTTGTTTTTCCATTAGCAGAAGCACCATCTTTTGTAGAACCGGCTGAAATTTGATCATAAAAAGGGAGGGTGCTTGTAGCTTCAACATCAGAACTATTGCTTTCTTGCCAAATTACTTGTTGACCAATAATTCCATTTAAAGAAAAATTGTCACTAAAATTATGTGAGGCAGATAATGTTAAATCTAAATTATAATTAGAAACTGAAGATCTATTAACATCAATCAAACCTAATGAATTTAATGAAGCTCTAGCACCAACTGCTAACCTTTCAACATTAGTTTGATCGTATCTATCTAAACCAATTCGCCCAGTGGCTTTAATCCAATCAATTGGGTTCCAAGTTAACTCACTACTATGAATAAATCTGTTAACATTCTGATTAAAAGAATTATTCTCTTGTGACCATAATGGATTATCATAACCAGCAAATCTTCTTTGTGTTCCGTCAGATTCATATTTTATACTATTATCAAACTCTGTTGGTGTTCTTAATCCACCTAACAAAGTACCAGATCTATTACTTCCATCTTGAGGTAAGTTAGTATTTGAAGAAATGTAATTTGAGCTAGTTTGTAAAGAAAGTCTTGGTAAAAGACCAACCCCTAAATTTAATCTTATGTTTCTTTTATCCATATCTGAGCTTATTACAGTTCCTTCTAAATTGGATAATGTCCCAGAAATTAAATAATTTATATCACCATTTCCACCACTAACGCTTAGGCTTTGTTCAAAACTATTTCCTGTTCTAAACACGTCTTCACCATGATTAAATGTTGTTGTTCCTTCTTTTAATTTAGCACCATAAGAATCTGTAGAACCTGGTTTACCAACACCACCATTTGTACCTGCAGCATAAGGGATTCTCTGTCCATAAATGTTTTGTAAATTAAATTCTCCTGAATGTTTATCCATTGTGTAAGAAGAACTGTATGTTATAGTTGCAGGCTTTTCACTGCTCATCATATTTCCTTTTTTAGTGGTGATAAGTATAACTCCATTTCCAGCTAATGAACCATACATTGCTGCTGCTGAAGCTCCTTTGAGAACTTCAATACTTTCAATATCTTGAGGATTAATATCAATTGCTCTGTTCCCTAATTGTTTACTTCCATTAGGATCAAAAGTATAACTATTATCAATTATAACTCCATCAACAACATATAAAGGTTCAGAGCTACCTGCAATAGATTTTCTACCTCTAAGTGTAACAAAAGTACCAGCTCCAGGAGTACCACTACTTTTACTAACTTGGGCACCTGTAACTCTCCCTGCTAAGGCATCTATTGCTGAAGTTGATACAACTTTATTAATCTTATCTCCTTCAACTGTACTAATTGAGTTCCCAAGTTTATCTCTTTTAACTTCGCCTGTAAGACCCATAACAACTATCTCTCGCCCTTTTAAAGCCTGAGAACTAATCTCATAATTCAGAACTAAATCTGATGTTCCAATTGTAACAACTTTTATAGAAGTTTGGTAACCTACCATTCGAGTTTCAACAGAATGAGATCCTTGGGGAACTCCTTTAATAGAATATTCACCCTTAGAGTTAGAGATTGCTCCAATTTTCATTTTTGGTATAGATACTGAAACCCCAGACATACTTTTTTTGGTGTCAGAATCTGTAATTGTACCTGAAATTGTGTGTCGCTCATCATTTCCTCCTTGAGAATATAATGATTTGGAGATTGTGAAAATTATTACCATAACTGCTAAAAATAATCTTTGTGATGGTAAAGTGGCATAAATAAGCCGTTTGTAATTAGTTCTCATTTTTTAAAGAGATTGTTTGTGAAAGAAAGAGCAAGGTTAAGAAATTATAATTCTAAAATTTAGTTTCTAAAAAAATTTAAAGAACAAATCTAAAATCTCAATAATGATCTCATAAAAATCGGAAGGAATACAATTACAATTTTAATAAATCAATAAATCTATATTATCAAATCGTAAAGTAAATATTTTTTTATTAATAGCAATGTTTTTTTAAATAATTTATTTTCGATGATCTTTAGATATATACAATTAATATGTTAATCAGTAATACATATTAATAGAAATTTCTAATATCAAAATATTTAACCATAAATTTGCATAATATTATGAGAAAATTATTTATTGGAATTACTGGTTCTATAGGATCTGGAAAAAGTACTGTGGCGAGTATTTTTACAAACGAAGGTATACCAGTTTTAGTTGCAGATATTATAGCAAAAGAATTGATGACAACTAATAAAGATTTAATAATTGAAATTAAAAAACAATTTGGAGAACAAGTATATAATGAAGGTGAAATTGATAAAAAAGTTTTAGCAAATATTATATTTAATAACAAAACAAAATTAGATATTATAAATTCTTTGGTTCACCCAATTACCATTAATGAACAATTAAAAAGAGCAGAGCAATTATTTATTCAAGGATTTAATATAGTAGCTTCTGAAGCTGCATTGATATTTGAATCTGGTCATACTAGCCATTTTGATTACATTATTGTTGTTACTTCTGATAAACTTGAAAGATATAAACGTGCTGTTAAAAGGGATAATTTAAGTATGTCGGATATTGCAAAAAGAGATGATAACCAATTGCCTGAAGAATATAAAATTCAACATGCCGATTTTGTAATAAAAAATAATGGTTCATTAAATGAATTAATTTCAAATACTAAATTTATAATCCAATTATTAAAAACGTTACCTTCAAAGAAAATTATGGATGAAAGATTAAAAGCTTCAATTGAAAATTTAGATATAGATTTAATTAATGATGATATTATATCAAATGAAGAAAATTAATAATTTTAAAATTATTGAAATGTTTATT
Above is a window of Chlorobiota bacterium DNA encoding:
- the lipA gene encoding lipoyl synthase; this translates as MLELTVLDNIQPKQPRPEWLKVKVPTGETYAQLKTMMRSKALHTVCEEARCPNMAECWSAGTATFMILGDTCTRSCGFCSVKTGKPEELDLEEPLRVAEAIEQMGVKHAVITSVNRDELPDGGASLFAQTITQTRTRNPQVKVEVLIPDFKGNLDSLQLIINAAPDILNHNTETVPSLYRIVRPQGRYQWTLDVLKYSKENGMRTKTGIMLGLGEEKEELIQTMKDLVNSGVDILTLGQYLQPTKNHLPVIRFVKPEEFDELKKIGLDLGFNYVESSPLVRSSYHAERHL
- the mltG gene encoding endolytic transglycosylase MltG translates to MAKIIKPEKNKSIVESVNGNKNVVLLAIVFSIIVFLYLIFKFFTGGFGAGVADVNIPKNSTFEQILDTLEVNNLIRSRASFKILATTYGKADKIKWGKYKIERGSSNLEVLDVLTSDQSNKVKVTFPEGITAKKVASILKREDVCDSTKFIKLITDSSFLRSINISHSTAEGFLMPDTYFFSKNETPENIVERMVGEFNSFYSQDKQAKSNDVNLTPYQVIILASIVEGEARVSDERSIIAGLYLNRIKKGIKLEADPTVQYIIPYGPRRLYFKDLAIDNPYNTYKYKGLPPSPINNPSKESILGVLNAQSHNYIFMCAKGDGSGRHNFSVNSSQHKQAVTEYQQNLKKVK
- a CDS encoding phosphatidate cytidylyltransferase produces the protein MQQSNKYPFGPTKFELKYGNNITRILFAVIAIPIVLLCVSLGGYWFLTFMMIISSIALIEFYWLCESKELYPNIFLGVIASLVLQYIFSVHSVDKITFVLIPLFVVTMSVELFRNKNNSILNVASTLAGVMYISLSMACFTEIRYYFNDNLDSTIFHTNNLDIGIVFAILISIWVCDSFAYFVGRKFGKHKLFERISPKKSWEGTIAGAIGSVVSMLLVQRFWLVDLSIFDSIVIGLIAGIFGQLGDLSESMLKRSARIKDSSQILPGHGGVLDRFDSLLFVSPLVYIYLNIK
- a CDS encoding SusD/RagB family nutrient-binding outer membrane lipoprotein, translated to MKNKYISISFICLISSVSLLFLSSCSIDPAINNSPNGISIASLKTQEGQFGLVVALQTGTGEFYCGDRSRMSSIFTWQMSAVKGLGRPQPITWNSYDLSLDGPVSDMWLVGFKTVRIANDILKYSVETDFGASNIGIRATLKGMAETYKAIVLGELAAYYGSIPITQDGFNTNPFVSQTDAYAEVQRLLDDAIIQFGNSAPIKQDLNYGGDKAKWISTCNSLKARYFLHLKNYSSALSSAKNGITDSKMSLNAMFTDAAGEQGPWAHWAKDESGEPIRGEKTFVDLLQKEAGDKRLSEYFTPNFNTTFFGNPAHKQVVTDTNATKGTNIVSLKKYAEYADDIPLISGNENTLIIAECEARVGALPNAVKAVNSIRVNAGLNDMNSGDVSDKNKVITEILTQKHLSLFLEGQTYTDMRRTGTLPELAVPKRFLYPLVETNSNKTTCPKDNDALVSAILP
- a CDS encoding SusC/RagA family TonB-linked outer membrane protein; this encodes MRTNYKRLIYATLPSQRLFLAVMVIIFTISKSLYSQGGNDERHTISGTITDSDTKKSMSGVSVSIPKMKIGAISNSKGEYSIKGVPQGSHSVETRMVGYQTSIKVVTIGTSDLVLNYEISSQALKGREIVVMGLTGEVKRDKLGNSISTVEGDKINKVVSTSAIDALAGRVTGAQVSKSSGTPGAGTFVTLRGRKSIAGSSEPLYVVDGVIIDNSYTFDPNGSKQLGNRAIDINPQDIESIEVLKGASAAAMYGSLAGNGVILITTKKGNMMSSEKPATITYSSSYTMDKHSGEFNLQNIYGQRIPYAAGTNGGVGKPGSTDSYGAKLKEGTTTFNHGEDVFRTGNSFEQSLSVSGGNGDINYLISGTLSNLEGTVISSDMDKRNIRLNLGVGLLPRLSLQTSSNYISSNTNLPQDGSNRSGTLLGGLRTPTEFDNSIKYESDGTQRRFAGYDNPLWSQENNSFNQNVNRFIHSSELTWNPIDWIKATGRIGLDRYDQTNVERLAVGARASLNSLGLIDVNRSSVSNYNLDLTLSASHNFSDNFSLNGIIGQQVIWQESNSSDVEATSTLPFYDQISAGSTKDGASANGKTKTVGLFASATATIFQNLNLTASIRRDGSSTFGKDNQFHNYPKFGISYTLSDESFMKDMKGTIDNLRIRGAYGEAGSPSLPGAYATTSLYGTYGFFDPWGRDTKASRNGFIGIRQGELSGDNYIVGGNENIQPELNIEREIGIDLGLFNNKIKFEANYSSNNVEDMILLLDIPASTGYDKYYKNAAAMYNRTIELNLGINPVNIEGFTWNTNFGFTKTTNMVTKLEGSSTYGINGAFTGVTNIATPGQPLGVFYGRGWLRDSTTGKIIYSTGAADDDYGNAYKGAPKLSTELLILGSSEPDFTASWENTFSLMNDITFSFLFDIKQGGKVWNGTEGALYNFGTHGDTKDRDEPWINEDGQPVMDVTDPNKPVAVTKQEYYQTYANGFNDSNEPHIKDGSYIKLRDISLGYNYHGLSEYGIETLNLSLSARNLMTISKYNGFDPEVNTFGNSEGRGMDYFTLPQSKSLRISLSLTY
- a CDS encoding dephospho-CoA kinase, producing MRKLFIGITGSIGSGKSTVASIFTNEGIPVLVADIIAKELMTTNKDLIIEIKKQFGEQVYNEGEIDKKVLANIIFNNKTKLDIINSLVHPITINEQLKRAEQLFIQGFNIVASEAALIFESGHTSHFDYIIVVTSDKLERYKRAVKRDNLSMSDIAKRDDNQLPEEYKIQHADFVIKNNGSLNELISNTKFIIQLLKTLPSKKIMDERLKASIENLDIDLINDDIISNEEN